A segment of the Leptolyngbya sp. NIES-3755 genome:
GTGACTTTGACGCAACCTGTTCCAAAACTCGGATCAACGTGCTCGTCCCCGATAATCGGAATTTCACGGTAAACGAGCGGCAATAACAGGGTTTTACCAATCAAATGTTTGTAGCGATCGTCATTCGGATTCACCGCAACCGCCGTATCGCCTAGCATCGTCTCCGGTCGAGTCGTGGCGACCACTAACTCACCTTCCCCTTCCGCGATCGGATACTTGAAATACCAAAGATTTCCGTCAACTTCTTTATTTTCAACTTCGAGATCCGACACAGCAGATTGACTTGCTGGACACCAGTTGACCAAATAATTGCCGCGATAAATCAGCCCTTCATCGTGCAGTTTGACAAAGGCATCTAACACCGCTGCGGACAGTCCTTCATCCATCGTGAACCGTTCACGCGACCAATCCACCGACACCCCTAATCGTCGGAGTTGATTCACGATCGTGCCCCCCGATTCCGCTTTCCATTTCCAGGCACGTTCCAAAAACTGTTCGCGTCCTAAATCATCGCGAGTTTTCCCTTCCGCTTTCAGTTGCCGGTCCAAAATCGTTTGAACTGCAATACTGGCGTGATCCGTTCCTGGCAACCACAGCGTATTCTTCCCTAACATCCGCTGATATCGAATCAACACATCGATCAGTGAACTCTCAAAAGCGTGACCCATGTGCAAACTACCCGTCACATTCGGCGGCGGAATCACCACACAATATGGCTCACCGGGTTGACTGGGATCAGCCTTAAAGACCTGATTCTCCTCCCAAAACTTTTGCCATTTCGCTTCAGTGGTCGCAGCATTGTATTGAGTTGGAAGAGTGGCAGTCATGAGAATTGAAGAGATTGGGGACATTTAGCTTATGATAAACGGTTCTCTGCGTGTGATGCCGATAAAAATGGGTACTCCTTTTCAGAAGCACCCACCGACTCAGATTCAATTGAAAGTTCTAGTCGATGAAGCCCATCAAGGTTGCAGGATCATCGATATCGTTCGTGAAAATTGGTCGATCGCCCGGTAATTTCTCAGCATTCATCAACCCGGATGCACTTGCCATCACTGGTCGATCGCCTGCCAGAGTCAAAGCCGAAACGGGGTGAAAATCGCTGTAGAAGATGGGACGATTTCCAGGCAGCATTTCCGCGACTTTCAAATCGCTTGCCAGGATCGGACGACCGTTGAGAATAGTTCCGAAGACTGCGAGATGACTGGCTTCGATCGGGCGCTCACCGGATGACGTGATTGAGCCAACAAATTCCACGTCACTCGGCATCACTGGACGATTCCAGATCGAGAGGCTTGGAACATCGCTACGGATCTCGATCGCGTTTCCTTCACCTTCTGCGGGAGTTGCCGTTGCTTCGATCACTTCTGAATGACTCATAGGAGATTCCTCTGGGGTTGATTCTGTGGATACGGTGGGAGGGTCAGGTTCTGAAACGGGATCAGGCTGTTTCGCCTTTAAAACAGGCAGCGGTTCAGGTGCATGAGCAACTTCGGGTTCGCTGGCTTCTGAAGTTGGAGCTTCTTGAGTCGGAACTTCAGAAATCGGAGCTTCCGCTGTAGATTCTTCCGCTGTGGGTTCTGTCGTTGTTGGAGTTGCGCTCTCTGGTGTTTCTGTCACCTTGGCAGCAGTGCGCCGATTATTTGTCCTACGACTGGACGGATTTCCACGGCTGGTTGCCATTGCGTCATCACCTCAACGAGTTTACAGAGTTACAGTTTGCGAACCACCGGAAGAATTCACTCAGGGGCTTTATGCAGTATGTTAAATGGCTGATTCTTAAGAGAACATTATAAGTGATACCGGGGTCGGTAATATCGGTTGATCCCAAGCAGAATTAATCCGATCGATTGGGGGAACTAATCGATCAAAAAAGGAGGCACGACAGCTTCGCTACACGAAACGTGTTCGCCTCCCTTCAATCCTTGACAATTCGGATCTAGACGTTTGCAGGAACCTTAGTTGCACCCGCTTTATTGGTCAAGCGCTCATAAGTTGCCCGCATCTTCAGACCGGTCAACACTTGGAACAAGCCCGTTCCATTGCTAGAACCTGGATACTCGCGGTGTTGCAGCAACAATTCAGTCACTTCACCGTTATATTTCGCTGAAGTCTTGCTCAAGTGCTGCTCAATGTAGATCACTTCTTCGAGCTTGTCGAATTGTCCATCCACTTCGAGTACCGAAACACCGTGTTTGTAGTACACATCCGGTCCATAGTGCATTCTGATTCCCGGATACGAACAGGTCAACTTACGACCGCAAGGAGTCCAATCGATCGTAGAACCTTCGTCAAACAGGTAAACCGGATCGTAGCCTTCGATGCCATCGCGCTGAATCATTTGAACACGCAGCACTTTCCGCTCTTTATCGTCCTTGATCAACTGCGTCGGCAGCACTTGGATCACCACATCTGCAAACTCTTTTTGCGGATCGATGTACGCATCAAAGTCCGGTTTACGCGAATTGATTTGCGCCAAGACATCTTCGTAGCTGTGACCACGTTCTGCCATGTCACGCTGAATCTTCCAGGCGATCTTGACTTCATCGCTGATGTCGAGATAAACGCTGAAATCGATCAAATCGCGTACACGCTGGTCATAGAGCGGATGCAAGCCTTCGATCACGATGATGTGATTTGGTTCCACCTTTTCGGGCGGATCGATCATTCCGGTTTCGTGGTTGTAGATCGGCTTATCGATCGTTTCTCCGCTCTTGAGCGCTTTGATTTGCTCATACATCAGGTCGAAATTATTCGCCTTCGGATTGAGTGCGGTGATGCCCGTTTCTTTGCGCTGTTTCCGATCCAGACTGTGGTAATCATCCAGGCAGATCACGGTGACGAAATCTTCCCCAAACAGATCTGTGATTCGGCGCAGAAACGTGGATTTTCCGCATCCGGAGTCTCCGGCAACGCCAATCAGAACCACGCGGTCTGGCTTACTGGTCATAAGTTTCCTCTAAAAACAAAAAGTCAACGACGGTTTTTTGGGTCAGCCAGGAGAGTCTAGGCTGTATCGAAATTCGCTTTGCACGATCGAATAAAATATCGATCGCTTGAACCCTTACAAGTCACAGAACTTTGCCGCACGAAGCCGCAAAAAAATACCCTGTTGCAAGTCAAGGTTTAAGGCATAGCGTAAGTATTTAGTACTATCAGCTAAGGGGATTCTACCAAATCGCGATCCCACGTACAAGAGCTAAAAAAATTATTAAGGTTTCATACATCTGTACTGTGACGAATCAAAAAGATTAATTTCAGCTTCATATTTAAGTCGATCGATCCCCCAAAACCCTCTGTAAAGTAAGAACGGAGGTTATTTTGGCTTCTCAGAACAAGAAAATCGATTTAGTAAATTTGCGATCGATCCCCAAACGTTGCATATTTATTAAACGGGCAACTTGCAGCACAGTTTTAGTTCATTTAGGTCGGAGAAATCATAGAGCGATGTATTATTCCAGCGCGTCGGGTGCTGCGAACACCCCATCTGGGAGCCGCGTCTTCCGGTATGAAGTGGTCGGATTGCGCCAAAACGAATCAACCGATCAACAGACTTACCCGATTCGGCAAAGTGGCAGCACGTTTATCAATGTCCCCTACAACCGCATGAATGAGTTCATGCAGCGAATTACTCGCTTGGGTGGCAAAATTGTCAGCATTCAGCCTTTAGAGGCAAACGGCAATGGGTCTGGAAACGTTACTGTTGAACAGAAAGCGCCTGCGGTGAAGCAGGACAATGCTACTGCGAACCCACCAGAATCTAAGCCCATGACACAAGCTAAGGTTAAAAAACACGCAGACGTTCTAGTGAACATCTACAAGCCGAACAATCCTTTAGTTGGAAAGTGCGTTTCCAATGATGAATTGGTCGGTGAAGGTGGAATCGGAACCGTTCGACACATCAAATTTGATATTTCTGGCAGCGATCTGACTTATGTAGAAGGTCAAAGTATCGGCATTATTCCTCCGGGAACTGACAAGAATGGGAAGCCAGAGAAATTGCGGCTTTATTCGATCGCATCGACTCGTCACGGCGATGATGTGGATGATAAAACAGTCTCGCTCTGTGTTCGTCAGCTAGAGTACAAACATCCCGAAACGGGTGAAACGGTTTACGGTGTTTGCTCGACCTATCTGTGCCATTTGGAACCGGGTGCAGATGTGAAAATCACGGGTCCGACCGGAAAAGAAATGCTCTTACCGGAAGAGACCGATCGAAACGTGATCATGATGGCAACCGGAACCGGAATTGCTCCGATGCGGGCTTACCTGTGGAGACAGTTCAAGGACAACGAGAAAGCAGCGAACCCTGAATATCAGTTCAAAGGCTTCTCCTGGTTGATCTTCGGAATTCCGACTTCTCCAAATATTCTCTACAAGGAAGAACTTGAAGAGATTCAAAGCAAGTATCCGGAGAACTTCCGTCTCACGTATGCGATTAGCCGTGAGCAGAAGAATAAGGATGGCGGCAGAATGTACATTCAAGACCGTGTCGCGGAATATGCGGCTGACTTGTACAAGATGATGAAGGATGAGAAGACTCACACCTACATTTGCGGTCTGAAAGGGATGGAAGACGGCATTGACGCGGCTCTCGGTGCAGAAGCGGCGAAAGAAGGTGTGGAATGGAAAGAGTTCCGTAGTGCAATGAAAAAAGCGGGTCGCTGGCACGTTGAAACCTACTAATTTCAATTAGCGAACCCAATGAAAGCCGGGAGGATTGCAAGATTCTTCCGGTTTTTTCGTGCGATATGATTTGAGGATAGATTGAGGCTGAACCATGACGTTAGCGATCGATGCCAGTGCTTTGTCGTTGAATGATGTTCACCGGATGCTGAATTTGCAGCGGCGGATTGAGCGGTTTATCGATCGACCTCTCTCATTAGAACCTTTAACTGAATCAGAACAGCAAACGTTAGAAAAGCTGAGAACAAGTTTTGAAGTTTACTTTGACGAGGGCAAGATTCTTGAAGGGCAGATTCAGTACTTGTTTCTCTCTCCGCTGATGTGGCTTGCTGGTTTTCATACTCCAAGAATTAAGACCAGCTTGGAGGTTGGAATCGCCAGCATTGAAGTCGAGGACGAGGATACGCTAATCAAGGGGCGGATGGATATTCTTGCTGCGAAACGAATGCAAAATCAGCAAGAAGTCAATGTGTTTTGGGTGCTGATTGTGGAGGCGAAAAATAGTAGCCTTGAACCTTCAGAGGGTCTACCGCAGCTTTTGACTTATGCCTATACAGGATTGGAGCAACAGCAATCAGTTTGGGGATTGACGACGAATGGATTGAATTATCAATTTGTGCGGATTGAGCAGGGCGATCCACCGACTTACACTGTATTTCCACCTTTGAACATGCTTTATCTCGATCAAGCCGAACAATTGTTACAGGTGATGAAAGCGATTTGTAATGAAACGCGATCGCTCCCAATTGAACCGTAATTCATTCCTCAACATCCGGTACATATTGAATCAAGTCCGCAGGTGTGCAATTCAGCGCATCACAAAGTTTTGCAAGTGTTTCACCGCCGATCGCTGGCATATCATCCGCATTCTTCAACTTTGAGATACTCACCGGGTTCATAGTCATGATTTGAGCCAGTGTCTTATTGGTCATTTTTCGATCTGCCATGACCACCCGTAATCGCCAACGAATCTTTCCCACAAATTCACATTGCTCAAAAATGAAGGTTTCCAAACTTTCTTTGGGTTGAACCTTGAATCATCACTCATAGCCTGATAAGCTATTTAAATGAATTAAGAGTTGATGCGCGATCGCTAACCCTGCCAAGAGATCTCGATCGCGTCACCCCAAATTGAGGTAAATAAATCATGCCATACAACGCTGAGTTTGATGATTCTGCGGCGGATAATCGTGTGCGATCGTATCAAGAGCGTTTTTTAACGAATTGGGCGATCGTTTGTCTTCTCCCTGATATGCAGCGCGTGATTGTTGGACGATTTCGCACTCGCACCGATGCCGATGGTCATTTACGAGTATTGCGCCAGATGATGCCGAGGCGGGAATTTATTGTAATGTTCGATCGTCAAATAAATGAGTAATAATACAGCTACGAAAGTGTAGAAGGCTCCTATGACGACTCGATTAGAAGTTCAAACTGCAATTCAGCAATTACCAGAAGATGAAATTCGCGACCTTGCGAAGTGGATTCAGGATTATCTTGATGAACGGTGGGATCGACAGATTGAGAGCGATTTCGCCACGGGAAAGCTCGATCGGTTAATTGCAAAAGCCGAGTCGGATATTGCAACAGGCAAAGTGAGGGATCTAGATGAAGTCCTTCGCGACGGCTGATTTTTGGCAAGCCTATGCTGAATTGTCACCCGATATGAAAATACAGGCACGAAAAGCCTACAAGCTTTGGAAGGAGGATTCTCTGCATCCTTCTCTGCACTTCAAGAAAGTCGGCAAAAAACTCTGGTCTGCTCGTGTTAGCGGTGCATATCGAGCATTGGCTTGAAACAAGGTGACGATTATTACTGGTTCTGGAATGGCGATCATAATGAATATAAGCGTCTTCTAAATTGATTTGGAACACTGGCTTTCCGCTGCATCTACAGTTCAAGGATGCAGGACAAATCTGAACAACGATTTTAGTCTGTGAAACATACTGTTACATTTGCTGCGACGAAACGGTAAAATGACCGAGCTACATATCGTTTCGCTAAAAGAATTACGTGCAAGTTTACCCGAACCCGTCTAGCTCCCCGGTTGCAGACGTTTATATCCGTGAGGATCTACCCTTTACGCTCAAAGATGTTCGATCAGCAATTCCCGATCGCTGTTTTGAACCGTCCACTGCTCGATCGCTCTTTTATTTCTTCCTGGATATCAGCATCATTGCAGGACTGATCGCGATCGCGGCTTATCTCGATTCCTGGTTGTTTTTTCCGATTTTCTGGTTTGCTCAGGGCACAATGTTCTGGGCATTATTTGTGGTTGGACATGACTGCGGACATGGTTCGTTTTCCAAACACAAATGGTTGAATAATTTGATTGGTCATTTGTCGCATTCTCCGATTCTGGTTCCGTTTCATGGTTGGAGAATTAGCCATCGGACACACCACGCCAACACAGGCAATATTGATACAGATGAAAGCTGGTATCCGGTGACAGAAGCGCAGTATGCAGGAATGGGATTTTTGGAAAAGCTGATGCGGTTCTATTTGCCGCTGATTGCTTATCCACTGTATCTGTTTCGTCGATCGCCCGGTAAACAAGGCTCTCACTTTATGCCGAGTAGCCCCTTGTTTAAGCCATCTGAGCGCAATGACATCATTGTAAGTACCGTTTGCTGGTTAGCAATGATTGGATTTCTTGCAGCATTAACAGTCTCATTCGGATTTCTGTTTTTGCTCAAGTACTATCTCGGTGGTTATGTTGTATTCGTAATTTGGTTAGATTTGGTCACGTTCTTGCACCATACCGAAGATGACATTCCTTGGTATCGCGGTGAAGATTGGTACTTCTTGAAAGGAGCACTGTCTACTATCGATCGAGATTACGGTATCTTCAATCCGATTCACCACGACATTGGAACTCACGTTGCACATCACATTTTCTCGAACATGCCGCACTATCGTTTGAGAGAAGCGACAGAAGCGATTAAGCCCGTGTTGGGCGGTTACTATCGGAAGTCGAGTGAGCCGATCTGGAAGAGCTTCTTTAAGTCCTATTTCGCTTGTCATTTTGTGGCAGACAAGGGATCAAAGATTTACTATCAATCGCCTCACGTTCGTTAATGTTCAGAGGGACTCATTCTTCTGTGGGTTCCTCGTTCATCTCGATTAAGCCTTCTTCTACGGCTGTTTCGAGCAAGAAACGTTTCGCAAGTCGATCGTAGACTCCCGCACCCACAAACTGTGGAAATTTATGCGATCGACTATAAACCCAAACTAGATTCCCTTTCTCGAAAATCCGCACATCCTGAAACCATTTGCACTGAGGCATGAGGGACTTCGCAAATTCGAGGGCATCAATCCAGCGATCGAATTCTCGATCGACCTCACGAGTTACAACCTTAAACACAGTTCTATCTTTGTCAACGCTACTTCTAGAATAAAGCAAGCGTTAAAAAGTATGTATGACAGATTGGATTCCACAATTGACTCAGGATGGGTCTTATACGTTTTTTTCTGAAGAATTTGGAGAAGCATTCCACAGCTATCAAGGCGCGAAAACAGAAGCCTTTCAGAAATTTTCTGATGCGATCGACCTAGAGCAAAGAGCAAAACAATCTGAAATCAAATTACTAGATGTTTGCTATGGATTGGGATATAACACCGCAGCAGCGATCGAGGTGATCCGAAAAGTCAATCCAATCTGCAACATTGAAATCTATGGTTTAGAGCTTGATCCAACCGTTCCAATTGGAGCCGCACCACTTCTACAACATTGGTCAACTGATGTTCAAATAGTTCTAGAATCACTCGCGAAACAGCATTTCTATCAAGATGATCATCTCAAAGCACAACTATTGATCGGAGATGCAAGACAAACCATCCAACAGTTGAATCAATTTCAAGCAGACGCTATCTTTTTCGATCCATTCTCACCGCGTCGTTGTCCTCAGCTTTGGACGATAGAATTTTTTCAATTAGTTGCTCAATGTCTTGCACCGGATGGCAAGCTTGCAACTTATTCTCGATCGGCATCGGTTCGGACTGCATTGATTGAAGCAGGATTGAAAATTGGAACGATTCCGCTCGGAGAATTGCATCTACCGCATGATTGGGCGCAAGGTACGATCGCGACTTGGAACTCTGAAACCTTGCATCCTTTATCTCAAATGGAACAAGAGCATTTAAACACTCGTGCAGCAATTCCTTATCGCGATCGTACACTCCACGATTCAGCCGAGGAAATTTTAAAACGACATGAACAAGAACAGCGATCGAGCAAGGTAGAATCAACCTCAAGTTGGCGCAGAAGGTGGAACATCAAATGAATGATCACGTTGGATTTTTGCAAAACTGGCAAGATGCACTCGTATTCTGGAGCTTTGTTGCCGCGACCGTCTTTGTGACGTGGCGAATTTTAGTCAGCAAACCCAAAGAATAGACAATCCTTTACCAATAGTGTCGTAACAAATTATTTAGCGATTCTGGAAAATACGTAGAATCTTCTAAAGAAAAGAAGAGAAACGTGCCTACAATCTAGAGTGCTATTAGCGCATGGGTGAAATCTTATGAATCTCAATACCATTGCTTCGGGAACTGCGATCGTCTCCTTAACCACCGCTCGGAATAATCAAAGCTTAGTCAGAGAACTTCAACAACGATTAACCACTTTAGGATTTCAACCGGGTCCGATCGATGGTATTTGGGGCAACCGCACTCAAAGCGCCTTTACTGCATTCATCACCCGCAATCAACTCAAAGCAAACGAAATAAGCCCCCGTACAGCCCAATTATTGCTAGGGATTCAACCTCGTCCCGCAACTCCCACGCCCGCCCCACGCCCCACGCCCGCCCCAACCCCAACTAATCCAGCCATTCTCCAACCGAGCCATTCTCCAACCGCCTACAACCTCAACGCCGACTCCCGCGCCGACCCCTCGACCGCCCGCAACTTCAACGCCGACCCCAGCACCCACACCGACTCCTACACCAGTCCCATCCCCTGCTCCAACTGGACCTCGATTTGCTCCACCGACCCAAGCCATCCCAACAGGACTGCGCGCGATCGCTTCAGAGGTTTTCACCTGGCAAATGAGCCGAATCAGTGCAGATCAGCGTTTGACTCGTCAAATTCAGCAAGGACTAGATGCAATGGGACACAATCCAGGTCCGATCGATGGACTCTGGGGCGGTAGAACACAAGCAGGCTATGTGGCGTTTTCGAGAGCCTATGGCTTTAACTCGAATGAGCTTTCACCGCTCGCAGCATTAATGTTGTTAGAGCCTGCAATTCCTCGGATTTCGGTCGTCCGTCCGCCGCGATCGCTCACTTCTCAAGATTTTCAGAATGTCGCTCGATCGATTGGTTGTGAAGTGGCAGCAGTCCGAGCAGTGGTCGATGTCGAGGCAGCCGGATCAGGGTTTCTACGCGATGGTAGACCGAAAATCTTATTTGAAGCACACTGGTTTTCAGAGTTCACCGATGGGCGGTTTGACGATAGCAATGATGATATTTCCAGTGCTGTTTGGAATCGTGCCCTCTATATTGGGGGTGCTGGCGAATGGGATCGAATCTATCGCGCCGTAAACTTAAACCGAGAAGCAGCGTTGAAATCCGCCTCTTGGGGTTTGGGTCAGATTATGGGTTTTAATCACCCTGCTGCGGGCTATCGGGACGTAGAATCGTTTGTGCGAGAGATGCACGAGAGCGAAGGGAAACAATTAACGGCAATGTTCAATTTCATCAAGAGCAATCGGCTCGATCGCTTCTTGATTAACCGCGATTGGGCAGGATTCGCGCTGCGATACAACGGAGAAAGCTACCGGGTGAATCGCTATGATGAAAAACTGGCGGATGCTTATAACTATTGGCGCAACAATGTAGCTTAGGATTGGTCGGTCGCATTGCTCAGCCAGGTTTCGAGATCTTCGACGGTATTGAAATCGAGTAATGCGATCGCTAAACTTTCGAGTTGATCCAAACTGAGGACGTTAATGCGATCGTGCAAAGATTCAGATAAGGCTCCAACTTTACGATCGAGCAATCGGATAACAAACGATCGGCGTTCTTGTTGGATGCCTTCTTGAATTCCTTGTTGGATGCCTTCTTGAATTCCTTGTTGGATGCCTTCTTGAATTCCTTGTTGGATGCCTTCTTGAATTCCTTGTTGGATTGCACGACGTTCAGTTTCTAGTTTCCAGTCCAGATAAGCTTGTGAAAGTTGTGCCATAAGTTCCGGTTCCTCCTGTCGCTGAAATTCGAGACTGACTTCCAGACTAATTTTCCAGTTTGATAATAATTCTAGAACAATATCTCTCCGTTGGTCATCAGGCGGTAGTGCTAATGTTTCGGTAATTGCTCTTCGCTGAGTCCGTCCGCGTCCTAGAAGACGAATCCAAAGTGTATCAGGCGTTTCTGGTAATTCGTTAATCGCAATAATCGCAGTATTGAAAATGTCCCCTAGAAAATAGATGCCTCGAAGCCAATCGGCTTGGGGATATGCCGGAAATTTGCCTAAAAACTCAGCGGAGGCAGAAGGAGCTAGAACCCAGAGCCAAGGAAGGGCTTCATCAGAAAATCGTCTATCGTCTCTTCTTGCTTGTCGCTGTAAGTCTGCTTGCACTAAAAAAAGCTTAGTCAGACAGCTTTTCGCTTCCATCGGTGCGGGTGGATTGCGAAAGGCTTCGATCAAGCAGTCCGTTCTCGCTAGTCTTCCAAGTAACCCCAAGGAGGCAAACTCGGTGGATCGTGCAGATGGAATAAACCGAATATCAATGAACCGCGATTCTCCTGCAACTTCTTGATTGATTCGGACTTCACCGAAAGGCGAAAGTAGCTCTTCGAGAAATTGCTTGCTGAAACTGTCGAAAGGAGTGCGGCTCATGATTCATTTGAATTAGTTTTATCATCTTACATTGCGATCGCACATCCATCTGCTCTCGATTCTGAGCCTGCAATTAGCACATTGTTATTCTTCAGAATGATTTGACCTCGACCAAATGCACTCGGTTCTGCGGTGAGTTGAATGTTGTGATGACGATCGGAAAGTGCGATCGCAATGTCAGAGGAAACCGTTTGCTCTAGTAGTACCTGATTGTTTGCAGACCATCGCCAGCGAGGAGCATCTAAAGCAGTTTGAGGATTCATTTCATAGTCAACGAGATTGACAACCATCTGTAAATGTCCTTGAGGCTGCATGAATCCGCCCATCACACCAAAAGCGCCGATCGGCTGATCTTCAATGCTTAGAAATCCCGGAATAATCGTGTGATAAGGACGTTTACTCGGTGCAACTTGATTGGGATGTCCTGCTTCAGTTGAGAATCCACTTGCACGATTTTGTAATGCAATACCCGTACCGGGAATCAGGATACCACTACCAAAGCCAGCATAGTTTGATTGGATGAAGGACACCATTAAAGCTTGGTCTGCTGCTGCTAGATAGACTGTTCCACCTTTGGGAAGTCCTGAGCTAATCGAAGACAAGGCAGTATCTGTGATTAACTGTCGTCTTTCGGCTGCGTAAGCTTTATCGAGTAAATCGGTGTGAGAAACTAACATTGAGAGTGGATCACCGACGTGTCGATCGACTTCCACAAATGCTAATTTCATCGCCTCAATTTGCAGATGAAAGCTTTCTACAGAATCACGTGGATATTTTGATAGTTCAAAGCCTTCTAGAATGTTCAATGCGATCAAAGTCGCAATTCCATGTGTGTTGGGTGGCGTTTCCCAAACCGTTACGCCTCGATAGTTCGTTGAAATTGGATCAACCCAGTTACATTGATGATTTGCGAGATCAGCACGATCGATAAATCCTCCAGTCTGTTCTGCAAATTCTGCGATCGCATCTGCAAGCTCTCCTCGATAGAAAGATTCGCCGTTTGATTGAGCGATCGATCGAAGTGTTTTCGCATGATTCAGACTATTCCAAACTTCTCCCGCACGAGGAGCGCGACCTGTGGGAAAAAACACAGATTGAAACGGCTCGAATTCTGCTCCAGTAAGTTTAGTAAAAACCTGTTCCGCTCTTTTCCAAGCTCTTGCTGTTTCAGGAGAGACCGGAAAGCCTTCTTCTGCATAGTGGATTGCAGGCTCAAACAATCGCTCAAAAGGAAGCTTACCCCAACGATCGGATAATGCTCTCCAAGCTGATACTGCCCCCGGAACAGTCACAGTTCCCCAGCCTAAATCTGGCATTTTAGGTAGCTCTAGAAAGCTTTGAGTTGGAAGATGTTGAGGACTTCGACCGGAGGCGTTCAGGCTACGGAGTTGACCATCCCAGACGAGCGCAAACGCATCAGAGCCAATTCCATTGGAGGTCGGTTCGACAACCGTAAGCGCGATCGCAGTGGCAATAGCGGCATCGATCGCGTTTCCACCTGCCAGTAACATTTGTATTCCAGCTAACGTTGCCAAAGGTTGGCTCGTTGCGACTGCTCCTCTGTTTCCCATTACGACGCGACGATGAGATCCATAAGGGTAACGGTCAATCTGTTTTACGGTAGAAAATCCTTCTCTAGAATTAGTCTTCAAGACGTACTCCTTTCTACTCCTTTAGGCACTGTTAAGCGATCGAGCAGATTATTACTC
Coding sequences within it:
- a CDS encoding dihydropteroate synthase (similar to AA sequence:cyanobase_aa:LBDG_51350) yields the protein MFKVVTREVDREFDRWIDALEFAKSLMPQCKWFQDVRIFEKGNLVWVYSRSHKFPQFVGAGVYDRLAKRFLLETAVEEGLIEMNEEPTEE
- a CDS encoding hypothetical protein (similar to AA sequence:cyanobase_aa:LBDG_51360) is translated as MTDWIPQLTQDGSYTFFSEEFGEAFHSYQGAKTEAFQKFSDAIDLEQRAKQSEIKLLDVCYGLGYNTAAAIEVIRKVNPICNIEIYGLELDPTVPIGAAPLLQHWSTDVQIVLESLAKQHFYQDDHLKAQLLIGDARQTIQQLNQFQADAIFFDPFSPRRCPQLWTIEFFQLVAQCLAPDGKLATYSRSASVRTALIEAGLKIGTIPLGELHLPHDWAQGTIATWNSETLHPLSQMEQEHLNTRAAIPYRDRTLHDSAEEILKRHEQEQRSSKVESTSSWRRRWNIK
- a CDS encoding peptidoglycan-binding protein (similar to AA sequence:cyanobase_aa:LBDG_29420), with product MNLNTIASGTAIVSLTTARNNQSLVRELQQRLTTLGFQPGPIDGIWGNRTQSAFTAFITRNQLKANEISPRTAQLLLGIQPRPATPTPAPRPTPAPTPTNPAILQPSHSPTAYNLNADSRADPSTARNFNADPSTHTDSYTSPIPCSNWTSICSTDPSHPNRTARDRFRGFHLANEPNQCRSAFDSSNSARTRCNGTQSRSDRWTLGR
- a CDS encoding hypothetical protein (hypothetical protein VIC_002325;~similar to AA sequence:cyanobase_aa:LBDG_29410), encoding MGHNPGPIDGLWGGRTQAGYVAFSRAYGFNSNELSPLAALMLLEPAIPRISVVRPPRSLTSQDFQNVARSIGCEVAAVRAVVDVEAAGSGFLRDGRPKILFEAHWFSEFTDGRFDDSNDDISSAVWNRALYIGGAGEWDRIYRAVNLNREAALKSASWGLGQIMGFNHPAAGYRDVESFVREMHESEGKQLTAMFNFIKSNRLDRFLINRDWAGFALRYNGESYRVNRYDEKLADAYNYWRNNVA
- a CDS encoding hypothetical protein (similar to AA sequence:cyanobase_aa:Cyan7425_4509), with translation MSRTPFDSFSKQFLEELLSPFGEVRINQEVAGESRFIDIRFIPSARSTEFASLGLLGRLARTDCLIEAFRNPPAPMEAKSCLTKLFLVQADLQRQARRDDRRFSDEALPWLWVLAPSASAEFLGKFPAYPQADWLRGIYFLGDIFNTAIIAINELPETPDTLWIRLLGRGRTQRRAITETLALPPDDQRRDIVLELLSNWKISLEVSLEFQRQEEPELMAQLSQAYLDWKLETERRAIQQGIQEGIQQGIQEGIQQGIQEGIQQGIQEGIQQERRSFVIRLLDRKVGALSESLHDRINVLSLDQLESLAIALLDFNTVEDLETWLSNATDQS
- a CDS encoding gamma-glutamyltransferase (similar to AA sequence:cyanobase_aa:PCC7424_3089): MKTNSREGFSTVKQIDRYPYGSHRRVVMGNRGAVATSQPLATLAGIQMLLAGGNAIDAAIATAIALTVVEPTSNGIGSDAFALVWDGQLRSLNASGRSPQHLPTQSFLELPKMPDLGWGTVTVPGAVSAWRALSDRWGKLPFERLFEPAIHYAEEGFPVSPETARAWKRAEQVFTKLTGAEFEPFQSVFFPTGRAPRAGEVWNSLNHAKTLRSIAQSNGESFYRGELADAIAEFAEQTGGFIDRADLANHQCNWVDPISTNYRGVTVWETPPNTHGIATLIALNILEGFELSKYPRDSVESFHLQIEAMKLAFVEVDRHVGDPLSMLVSHTDLLDKAYAAERRQLITDTALSSISSGLPKGGTVYLAAADQALMVSFIQSNYAGFGSGILIPGTGIALQNRASGFSTEAGHPNQVAPSKRPYHTIIPGFLSIEDQPIGAFGVMGGFMQPQGHLQMVVNLVDYEMNPQTALDAPRWRWSANNQVLLEQTVSSDIAIALSDRHHNIQLTAEPSAFGRGQIILKNNNVLIAGSESRADGCAIAM